The Metabacillus litoralis genome contains a region encoding:
- a CDS encoding flagellin N-terminal helical domain-containing protein, which yields MIINHNILSLQVSERLKDKSLKQSKSMEKLSSGLRINRASDDAAGLSISEKLRAQIRGLSQAKNNIQDAISLIQTAEGALSNILDPPLQRMRELAIQSSNDTLTDEDRVHIQKEINQVLREIDDIANNTEFNTQKLINGSNKVTMTSIVQSEKISWTEIDTGSDTNFYDIAWNGSLYLAVGYQGNTLASNDGESWYVPSGSVTNSNLNSIKWDGSRFLISEGGAIYSTTNGVNRTGYSSSIPGINGHFFDVDYVGGKYLAVGDNGQMATTNDPTVNSSWTSLVSGTSEQLLDAASSGDEYVVVGKNGTILRSTDGVNWSTQVSGTTAQLKQVIWENNQYTAVGGSGTILTSSDGITWDKQNTPGGINVIYDIVYNGDEYVAVSNNGWVLNSKDGINWNGEQLQGNPYLQGIVFDGNDYLAIGWEGKALKGTRPTTAKTTVLQQNVNIQVGANKGDSMSIELCDVRTQALDIADINVLSSTDRFDSIARLDRAIAKVSSERTKFGSYQNRLEYTLENTSNYGENLSASEARIRDVDMAKEIMNQTKNSILAQASQSILAQANQQPENILQLLK from the coding sequence ATGATTATTAATCACAATATTCTATCATTACAGGTATCTGAGAGATTAAAAGATAAATCATTAAAACAGTCAAAATCAATGGAAAAACTATCATCTGGATTAAGAATTAATCGGGCAAGTGATGATGCTGCGGGATTATCAATCTCTGAAAAGTTAAGAGCTCAAATAAGGGGATTAAGCCAAGCGAAAAACAACATCCAAGATGCTATATCACTTATTCAAACTGCGGAAGGTGCGCTATCAAATATACTAGACCCACCTCTCCAAAGAATGAGAGAACTAGCTATACAGTCTTCAAATGATACTTTAACTGATGAGGACCGAGTACACATTCAAAAAGAAATAAATCAGGTCCTAAGAGAAATTGATGACATTGCAAATAATACTGAATTTAATACTCAAAAATTAATAAATGGATCAAATAAAGTAACAATGACTTCCATTGTTCAATCAGAAAAAATAAGTTGGACAGAAATTGATACAGGGTCCGATACAAATTTTTATGACATTGCATGGAATGGCAGTCTCTATCTAGCTGTAGGCTATCAAGGAAATACCTTAGCTTCAAATGATGGTGAATCTTGGTATGTCCCATCTGGTTCTGTAACAAACTCTAATTTAAACAGTATCAAATGGGATGGTAGTCGCTTTCTTATCTCTGAAGGTGGTGCCATTTATTCGACAACTAACGGAGTTAATAGAACAGGATATAGCTCAAGCATCCCAGGAATAAATGGTCATTTTTTTGATGTGGATTATGTTGGCGGAAAATATTTGGCAGTTGGAGACAATGGTCAAATGGCAACGACAAATGACCCAACAGTTAATTCATCATGGACAAGTTTAGTATCAGGAACATCAGAGCAATTATTAGATGCAGCATCTAGTGGAGACGAATATGTTGTAGTAGGGAAAAACGGTACAATCCTAAGGTCGACGGATGGAGTTAATTGGAGTACTCAAGTCTCTGGAACAACTGCTCAATTAAAACAAGTCATTTGGGAAAATAATCAATATACTGCTGTAGGAGGAAGTGGAACAATTTTAACCTCTTCTGACGGAATTACTTGGGATAAACAGAATACACCAGGTGGTATTAATGTCATCTATGACATTGTGTACAATGGTGATGAATATGTTGCTGTTAGCAATAATGGTTGGGTACTTAATTCTAAAGACGGGATCAATTGGAATGGAGAACAATTACAGGGAAATCCATACTTACAAGGGATAGTTTTTGATGGCAATGATTATTTAGCTATAGGCTGGGAAGGAAAAGCGTTAAAGGGAACACGTCCAACTACTGCGAAAACAACTGTTTTACAACAAAACGTCAATATTCAAGTTGGAGCTAATAAGGGAGATAGCATGTCCATTGAACTTTGTGATGTTCGAACTCAGGCATTGGATATTGCCGATATCAATGTCCTCTCGAGTACAGACAGATTTGATTCAATTGCAAGACTTGATAGGGCTATAGCGAAGGTCTCTTCAGAAAGAACAAAATTTGGTTCTTATCAAAATCGTCTTGAATATACGCTTGAAAATACAAGTAACTATGGAGAGAATCTTTCAGCTTCAGAGGCTCGTATACGAGATGTTGATATGGCAAAAGAGATCATGAATCAAACTAAGAATTCAATCCTAGCTCAAGCATCACAATCTATACTAGCTCAGGCAAATCAACAGCCCGAAAATATATTGCAATTATTAAAGTGA
- the flaG gene encoding flagellar protein FlaG, whose product MSVEKVISQSTLYNNPELTKNKSESSSQPSELLIPEYMPSKEDLEKKVSSMNDFVKASNTHLKFELHEELNEYYVTIVDDLSNEIIKEIPSKRLLDIYAAMTDFLGLVVDKKI is encoded by the coding sequence ATGTCTGTTGAAAAGGTAATTTCGCAGTCCACTCTATATAACAACCCAGAACTGACAAAAAATAAGAGTGAGTCTTCAAGTCAACCCTCTGAGCTACTAATACCTGAGTATATGCCATCTAAGGAGGACTTGGAGAAAAAAGTTAGTAGCATGAATGATTTTGTTAAAGCTTCTAATACACATTTGAAATTTGAACTTCATGAAGAATTAAATGAATATTATGTAACAATTGTTGATGATCTATCTAATGAAATTATAAAAGAAATTCCATCGAAAAGGTTGTTAGATATATACGCTGCTATGACAGATTTTTTAGGCCTTGTTGTGGATAAAAAGATTTAA